In the Phaeobacter gallaeciensis genome, one interval contains:
- the rpmG gene encoding 50S ribosomal protein L33 — protein MAKPTTIKIRLNSTAGTGHFYVTKKNARTMTEKMVIRKYDPVARKHVEYKEGKIK, from the coding sequence ATGGCGAAGCCGACGACCATCAAGATCCGCCTGAACTCGACCGCGGGCACGGGCCACTTCTACGTGACCAAGAAAAACGCACGCACCATGACCGAAAAAATGGTCATCCGGAAATACGATCCGGTTGCGCGCAAGCACGTCGAGTACAAAGAAGGCAAAATCAAGTAA
- a CDS encoding N-acetylmuramoyl-L-alanine amidase: MSGTGRAGDEAGAIWHPSPNFGPRRDGLTPAFVVLHYTAMETAEAALQRLCDPAAEVSAHYLIGQDGTLWQMVEEAQRAWHAGAGEWCGLEDLNSRSIGIELDNRGDHPFSEPQMTRLERLLGDILRRWDIAPEGVIGHSDMAPGRKCDPGARFDWARLARQGLARQVAQAEAAGQSLMESESADMARFRAYARDIGYTAPVEDETLLAAVRLRYRPQARGALCAEDFAPLGQADLWV, translated from the coding sequence ATGTCCGGAACTGGCAGGGCAGGGGATGAGGCCGGGGCGATCTGGCATCCCAGCCCCAATTTCGGTCCGCGTCGTGACGGTCTGACGCCGGCTTTCGTGGTTCTGCACTACACAGCAATGGAGACGGCTGAGGCTGCCCTGCAGCGGCTGTGTGATCCTGCGGCCGAGGTGTCGGCTCATTACCTGATCGGACAGGATGGTACCCTCTGGCAGATGGTGGAGGAGGCGCAGCGCGCCTGGCACGCCGGTGCTGGCGAATGGTGCGGGCTGGAGGATCTCAATTCCCGGTCAATCGGTATCGAGTTGGACAATCGCGGCGATCATCCGTTTTCCGAACCGCAGATGACGCGGCTGGAGCGGTTGCTGGGCGATATCCTGCGCCGCTGGGATATCGCGCCCGAGGGGGTGATCGGCCATTCGGACATGGCGCCGGGACGCAAATGCGATCCGGGTGCCCGGTTTGACTGGGCGCGGCTGGCCCGTCAGGGGCTCGCCCGGCAGGTAGCGCAAGCGGAGGCGGCAGGGCAGAGCCTGATGGAGTCAGAGAGCGCCGATATGGCGCGTTTCCGCGCCTATGCCCGCGACATCGGATATACCGCCCCGGTGGAGGATGAGACGCTGCTGGCAGCTGTGCGGCTGCGCTATCGTCCCCAGGCCCGCGGGGCGCTTTGTGCGGAGGATTTCGCGCCGCTGGGCCAGGCAGACCTCTGGGTCTGA
- the gatA gene encoding Asp-tRNA(Asn)/Glu-tRNA(Gln) amidotransferase subunit GatA: MSDLNKLGLAEARDALRKGDTTSVELTEACLKAIEGADALNAFVHKTPEIALERAKAADARIKEGDAPAMCGLPVGIKDLFCTKGVDSQAASNILKGFKPEYESTVSQKLVDAGSVMLGKLNMDEFAMGSSNETSAYGDVVSPWRRDGSDAKLTPGGSSGGSAAAVAADLCLAATGTDTGGSIRQPAAFTGTVGIKPTYGRCSRWGIVAFASSLDQAGPMTKSVRDAAIMLEAMAGHDPKDSTSADLAVPNFEAMLTGDIKGKKIGIPKEYRMDGMPAEIEKLWADGTAMLKDAGAEIVDISLPHTKYALPAYYVIAPAEASSNLARYDGVRYGHRAMLEAGDGITEMYEKTRAEGFGHEVQRRVMVGTYVLSAGFYDAYYNRARRVRTLIKKDFEDVFAAGVDAILTPATPSAAFGLGEMTDADPVQMYLNDVFTVTVNLAGLPGISVPAGVDAQGLPLGLQLIGRPWEEGDLLNTAYALEQAAGFVAKPGKWW; this comes from the coding sequence ATGAGCGATCTGAACAAACTGGGCCTGGCCGAGGCCCGCGATGCCCTGCGCAAAGGCGACACCACCTCAGTCGAGCTGACCGAAGCGTGCCTGAAGGCCATCGAAGGCGCCGATGCGCTGAACGCCTTCGTGCACAAGACGCCCGAGATCGCGCTGGAGCGCGCAAAGGCAGCCGATGCCCGCATCAAGGAAGGCGATGCGCCTGCCATGTGCGGCCTGCCGGTCGGGATCAAGGATCTGTTCTGCACCAAGGGCGTGGACAGCCAGGCGGCCTCCAACATCCTTAAAGGCTTCAAGCCCGAGTATGAGTCGACCGTTTCGCAGAAACTGGTCGATGCGGGTTCCGTGATGCTGGGCAAGCTGAACATGGACGAATTCGCCATGGGCTCATCCAACGAAACCTCTGCCTATGGCGATGTGGTCAGCCCCTGGCGGCGTGACGGCAGCGATGCCAAGCTGACACCGGGTGGCTCCTCGGGCGGCTCGGCTGCGGCTGTTGCAGCGGACCTGTGCCTTGCGGCCACCGGCACCGACACCGGCGGCTCGATCCGCCAGCCTGCGGCCTTTACCGGCACCGTCGGCATCAAACCCACCTACGGGCGCTGCTCGCGCTGGGGCATCGTGGCCTTTGCCTCTTCGCTGGATCAGGCCGGACCGATGACCAAATCGGTGCGCGATGCGGCGATCATGCTCGAAGCCATGGCCGGGCATGATCCCAAGGACAGCACCAGCGCCGATCTGGCCGTGCCGAACTTCGAGGCGATGCTGACCGGCGACATCAAGGGCAAGAAGATCGGTATCCCGAAAGAGTACCGCATGGACGGCATGCCCGCCGAGATCGAAAAGCTCTGGGCCGATGGCACTGCCATGCTGAAGGACGCGGGCGCCGAGATCGTCGACATCTCGCTGCCGCACACCAAATACGCGCTGCCTGCCTATTACGTTATCGCCCCGGCCGAAGCCTCGTCGAACCTGGCACGCTATGACGGGGTGCGCTACGGCCACCGCGCCATGCTGGAGGCTGGCGACGGCATCACCGAGATGTACGAAAAGACCCGCGCCGAAGGCTTTGGCCACGAGGTGCAGCGCCGCGTGATGGTCGGCACCTACGTGCTGTCGGCAGGCTTCTATGATGCCTATTACAACCGCGCCCGCCGCGTTCGCACCCTGATCAAGAAGGACTTCGAAGATGTCTTTGCGGCAGGCGTGGACGCGATCCTGACACCGGCGACGCCCTCTGCTGCTTTTGGGCTGGGTGAAATGACCGATGCGGATCCGGTGCAGATGTACCTCAATGACGTCTTTACCGTCACTGTGAATCTTGCGGGCCTGCCGGGCATCTCTGTGCCTGCGGGTGTCGATGCACAGGGTCTGCCGCTGGGCCTGCAGCTGATCGGCCGCCCCTGGGAAGAGGGCGATCTGCTGAACACCGCCTATGCGCTAGAGCAGGCCGCCGGGTTTGTGGCAAAGCCGGGGAAATGGTGGTAA
- the gatC gene encoding Asp-tRNA(Asn)/Glu-tRNA(Gln) amidotransferase subunit GatC, whose amino-acid sequence MSIDQSTAAKVAKLARIKVEEDALPALADEFNTILGFIEQLNEVDVEGVEPMTSVTPQRLKRREDVVNDGNQQDKILANAPDAREGFFAVPKVVE is encoded by the coding sequence ATGTCGATTGACCAAAGCACTGCCGCCAAAGTGGCCAAACTGGCCCGGATCAAGGTCGAAGAGGACGCGCTGCCTGCGCTGGCAGACGAGTTCAACACCATCCTTGGGTTCATCGAACAGCTGAACGAAGTGGACGTGGAAGGGGTCGAGCCGATGACCTCGGTCACGCCGCAGCGTCTGAAGCGGCGCGAGGACGTGGTGAACGATGGCAATCAGCAGGACAAGATCCTGGCCAATGCCCCCGACGCCCGCGAGGGCTTCTTTGCGGTCCCCAAGGTGGTGGAGTAA
- a CDS encoding Spy/CpxP family protein refolding chaperone: MIGSKAAVLLSLLALAPISAAPGHAEGAGGHQGHQQHQGDEAQPYAGQQSRRIKSLSDADIAELRAGKGWGFALPAELNGWPGPAHLLELAPQIGLSAAQIEQVRQIHHEMAAEAQRAAEDFIAAEERLDQAFASGNPDADELRRLVSEAGAARADLRYVHLSRHLQTVQFLSGEQIAAYNRLRGYAADPCDKVPDGHDPAMWRMHNNCE, encoded by the coding sequence ATGATCGGGTCGAAGGCCGCCGTTCTTCTGAGCCTGCTGGCACTTGCGCCGATATCCGCTGCGCCCGGCCATGCCGAGGGCGCGGGAGGGCACCAGGGGCACCAGCAGCATCAGGGTGATGAGGCGCAGCCCTATGCGGGGCAGCAAAGTCGGCGAATCAAAAGCCTTTCGGATGCGGACATCGCAGAGTTGCGCGCGGGCAAAGGCTGGGGCTTTGCTCTTCCGGCGGAACTGAATGGCTGGCCCGGGCCTGCGCATCTTCTGGAACTGGCGCCGCAGATCGGGCTGAGCGCGGCGCAGATCGAGCAGGTGCGCCAGATCCATCACGAAATGGCAGCCGAGGCGCAGCGGGCCGCAGAGGACTTCATTGCGGCCGAAGAACGTCTTGATCAGGCCTTTGCCTCAGGCAACCCCGACGCCGATGAGTTGCGGCGTCTGGTCTCCGAAGCAGGCGCGGCGCGGGCGGATCTGCGGTATGTCCACCTGTCCCGGCATTTGCAGACGGTGCAGTTTCTCTCGGGCGAACAGATTGCCGCCTATAATCGCTTGCGCGGCTACGCGGCTGATCCCTGCGACAAGGTGCCGGATGGTCATGATCCCGCGATGTGGCGGATGCACAATAACTGCGAATGA
- a CDS encoding metal-dependent hydrolase: MKIIWLGHGSFRFETEGKVLLLDPWLTGNPSLPEDQHDAAIEGATHIILTHVHFDHVVDVLPLAKKLNIPVVGQYDIMGFWGETEGVETVGFNKGGTVDLGGPKLSMVPASHSSTFATPEGPRTGGSEVGYVLQAEGKTIYISGDTAIMADMDWIGDYYKPDIGILCAGGHFTMDMKQAAYAAKRYFDFKTVIPCHYKTFPLLEQSAEDLSAGLPGVEVIEPEVMTALEV, from the coding sequence ATGAAGATCATCTGGCTGGGCCACGGCAGTTTCCGTTTTGAAACCGAAGGAAAGGTGCTGCTGTTGGACCCCTGGCTGACCGGCAACCCCAGCCTGCCCGAGGACCAGCATGATGCCGCCATCGAAGGCGCCACCCATATCATCCTGACCCATGTTCATTTCGACCATGTGGTCGATGTGCTGCCGCTCGCGAAAAAACTGAACATTCCCGTGGTTGGCCAATATGACATCATGGGCTTCTGGGGCGAAACCGAAGGGGTAGAAACCGTCGGCTTCAACAAGGGTGGAACCGTCGATCTGGGCGGGCCGAAACTGTCGATGGTGCCTGCTTCGCACAGCTCGACCTTTGCCACCCCCGAAGGCCCGCGCACCGGCGGGTCGGAAGTGGGCTATGTGCTGCAGGCCGAAGGCAAGACGATCTATATTTCTGGGGACACCGCGATCATGGCCGACATGGACTGGATCGGGGATTACTACAAACCCGATATCGGCATTCTCTGTGCTGGCGGTCACTTCACCATGGACATGAAGCAGGCGGCCTATGCGGCCAAGCGCTACTTCGACTTCAAGACGGTAATCCCCTGCCACTACAAGACCTTCCCCCTGCTGGAGCAATCCGCAGAGGATCTGAGTGCAGGCCTGCCCGGTGTCGAGGTGATCGAACCTGAGGTCATGACCGCACTTGAGGTCTAA
- a CDS encoding DNA-3-methyladenine glycosylase I has protein sequence MANIVVGEDGQPRCGWSASAPEFDAYHDAEWGYPVGDDIRLFEKICLESFQSGLSWRTILAKRENFRAAFAGFDWNVIATYTDADVERLLQDAGIIRHRGKIEAVINNAKCAQELVEEAGSLAAFFWSFEPDPDSLPEPQTRSTSPDSVALSKALKKRGWKFVGPTTVFAFMQATGLINDHALGCCCREKAARARAAFTKPV, from the coding sequence ATGGCCAATATTGTCGTGGGAGAAGATGGGCAACCACGCTGCGGCTGGAGCGCCAGCGCACCTGAATTTGATGCCTATCACGATGCGGAATGGGGCTATCCGGTGGGCGACGATATCCGGTTGTTCGAAAAGATCTGCCTTGAAAGTTTCCAGTCCGGCCTCAGCTGGCGCACCATTCTGGCCAAGCGTGAGAATTTTCGCGCCGCTTTCGCGGGCTTTGATTGGAATGTCATCGCCACATACACCGATGCGGATGTGGAGCGCCTGTTGCAGGATGCTGGGATCATCCGCCACCGGGGCAAGATCGAAGCCGTGATCAACAATGCGAAATGCGCGCAGGAGCTGGTCGAAGAAGCCGGATCGCTCGCCGCGTTTTTCTGGAGCTTTGAGCCGGACCCGGACAGCCTGCCCGAGCCGCAGACCAGGTCGACCAGCCCGGACTCCGTGGCGCTGTCAAAGGCGCTGAAGAAACGTGGCTGGAAGTTTGTCGGCCCCACCACCGTTTTTGCCTTCATGCAGGCGACGGGGCTGATCAATGACCACGCGCTGGGCTGCTGCTGCAGAGAAAAGGCCGCCCGCGCGCGGGCGGCGTTCACAAAGCCGGTTTAG
- a CDS encoding aminoglycoside phosphotransferase family protein, whose amino-acid sequence MKPPEDVLAAFRVMAPEWIATTAIASLWKVSRAGGGAAVLKYYGARGMGSEADGFRFLQAAPEDCAARVYGLRPDAALIEWLEGPSLADLAIAGEDETAARELVRVASGLHPGTGQAPEGYPRLEDRFDALFHLKPAPSCAAGDKAAIAACQTLACELLNTQIDVRPLHGDLHHGNVMKTPRGYCAFDAKGIVGERTYELANAFRHPYGNPDLTRDPRRIGMLADLWSVGFAVDRQRLLQWAAVKCALSIAWRSKGRLAQDDELDLLAALLSCATGQDLSRV is encoded by the coding sequence GTGAAACCGCCGGAAGACGTCCTTGCCGCGTTCAGGGTGATGGCACCGGAGTGGATCGCGACCACTGCCATTGCCAGCCTTTGGAAAGTCTCCCGCGCCGGGGGCGGTGCCGCGGTGCTGAAATACTACGGCGCCCGGGGCATGGGCAGCGAGGCCGACGGTTTCCGGTTTCTGCAGGCTGCGCCGGAGGATTGCGCGGCCCGGGTCTATGGCCTGCGCCCGGATGCAGCGCTGATCGAATGGCTGGAGGGGCCGTCGCTTGCCGATCTCGCAATTGCTGGTGAGGACGAAACGGCTGCACGCGAGCTGGTGAGGGTCGCCTCTGGCCTGCATCCCGGTACGGGGCAGGCGCCAGAGGGCTATCCCCGTCTGGAAGATCGTTTTGATGCGCTGTTCCATCTGAAACCTGCGCCGAGTTGTGCGGCGGGAGACAAGGCGGCGATCGCCGCGTGCCAGACCCTGGCCTGCGAACTTCTCAACACGCAGATAGATGTGCGCCCGCTGCACGGGGATTTGCACCATGGCAACGTGATGAAGACGCCGCGCGGGTATTGCGCCTTTGATGCCAAGGGGATCGTTGGAGAGCGGACCTACGAGTTGGCCAATGCCTTTCGCCATCCCTATGGGAACCCCGATTTGACCCGCGACCCGCGTCGGATCGGGATGCTGGCCGATCTCTGGTCAGTAGGATTTGCGGTGGATCGTCAGCGTCTTTTGCAATGGGCAGCGGTCAAATGCGCGCTCTCCATTGCCTGGCGCAGTAAAGGGCGGTTGGCGCAGGATGATGAACTGGACCTGCTGGCGGCGCTGCTGTCTTGCGCGACGGGGCAAGACCTGTCGCGCGTTTAG
- a CDS encoding nucleoside deaminase, whose protein sequence is MVFRSHMTLALEEARAAAARGEVPVGAVLIAPDGTVAARAGNRTRELNDPTAHAEILAIRAACAAAGGERLTGYDLYVTLEPCAMCAAAIAAARIARVYYGASDPKSGGVAHGACVFSHPQAHHVPEVYEGIAEADCAAILKEFFTAKR, encoded by the coding sequence ATGGTTTTCCGTTCTCACATGACCCTGGCCCTGGAAGAGGCCCGCGCTGCCGCCGCGCGCGGCGAGGTGCCGGTGGGCGCGGTTCTGATTGCGCCGGACGGAACGGTCGCGGCGCGGGCCGGAAACCGCACCCGGGAGCTGAACGATCCTACTGCCCATGCCGAGATCCTGGCGATCCGCGCCGCCTGCGCTGCAGCGGGAGGGGAGCGCCTGACGGGATATGATCTTTATGTGACGCTGGAGCCCTGCGCCATGTGTGCGGCGGCCATCGCGGCGGCGCGCATCGCCCGGGTCTACTACGGCGCCTCTGATCCCAAATCCGGCGGCGTTGCCCATGGGGCCTGCGTGTTTTCACACCCGCAGGCACACCATGTGCCCGAGGTCTACGAAGGGATTGCCGAAGCGGACTGTGCTGCCATTCTGAAAGAGTTCTTCACCGCGAAACGATAG
- a CDS encoding pseudouridine synthase, which translates to MSKTPASPKRPHRPKGPAGKAAKPSRPDAAAGDKSTGTPEGDRIAKVLSRVGVASRREAERMIAEGRVAVNGKVIDSPALNVTARDRILIDGQPLPEAEAPRLWLYHKPAGLVTTTSDEMGRTTIFDELPEDLPRVMTVGRLDLNSEGLLLLTNDGGIKRKLELPSTGWLRRYRVRIKGRPQETDFEPLRKGLVIDGETFQPMTVALDRQQGANAWLTVGLREGKNREIRRAMEDIGFSVNRLLRLSYGPFQLGNLKPGEVEELRPRVIRDQLGLEDETEETPQTDRPQRRKPMRGKRPGGRKPGTDAPAPYSGGGAGKPRGKSQAKPQGAPTGKSGHTGGGKPGQPGKPDTRGKGRGGNGAKPGNRPIGKNPRR; encoded by the coding sequence ATGAGCAAAACACCCGCATCCCCCAAGCGCCCGCACCGCCCCAAAGGCCCGGCAGGCAAAGCCGCGAAACCGTCGCGTCCCGACGCCGCTGCAGGCGACAAGAGCACGGGCACACCCGAAGGCGACCGGATCGCCAAGGTTCTGTCGCGGGTCGGCGTTGCCTCGCGGCGCGAGGCCGAGCGGATGATCGCCGAGGGGCGGGTTGCGGTGAATGGCAAGGTGATCGACAGCCCCGCGCTGAACGTCACAGCGCGGGACCGGATCCTAATCGACGGCCAGCCCCTTCCCGAGGCAGAAGCGCCGCGCCTGTGGCTTTATCACAAACCCGCCGGACTGGTGACCACCACCAGCGACGAGATGGGCCGCACGACCATCTTTGACGAACTTCCCGAGGATCTGCCGCGGGTGATGACCGTCGGGCGGCTTGACCTCAATTCCGAAGGGCTGCTGCTCCTGACCAACGATGGCGGCATCAAGCGCAAGCTGGAACTGCCCTCGACCGGCTGGCTGCGCCGCTACCGGGTGCGTATCAAGGGTCGCCCGCAAGAAACGGATTTCGAGCCGCTCCGCAAAGGGCTGGTGATCGACGGCGAGACGTTCCAGCCCATGACCGTGGCGCTGGACCGCCAGCAGGGGGCGAACGCCTGGCTGACCGTGGGACTGCGCGAAGGCAAGAACCGCGAAATCCGCCGCGCCATGGAGGATATCGGGTTTTCCGTCAACCGCCTGCTGCGCCTGTCCTACGGCCCGTTCCAGCTGGGCAATCTGAAACCCGGGGAAGTCGAAGAACTGCGCCCCCGGGTGATCCGCGATCAGCTAGGTCTCGAAGACGAAACCGAAGAGACGCCACAGACCGACCGCCCCCAGCGGCGCAAACCGATGCGCGGCAAGCGCCCCGGCGGCCGCAAACCCGGCACTGACGCCCCTGCCCCCTATAGCGGCGGCGGCGCTGGCAAACCGCGTGGCAAATCGCAGGCCAAGCCACAAGGAGCCCCGACGGGCAAATCCGGCCATACTGGCGGCGGCAAGCCTGGACAGCCCGGCAAACCGGATACCCGCGGCAAGGGACGCGGCGGCAATGGCGCAAAGCCCGGCAATCGTCCAATCGGCAAGAATCCCCGCCGCTGA
- a CDS encoding 5-bromo-4-chloroindolyl phosphate hydrolysis family protein produces the protein MAQRYGGKYSPDGAGDPAALGDTSPPTGKTNSFRSAQVDPVGARANTMFVPGGVLLILSLNDGATGLALGGIAAALWTGAAFLLREGLRAETAFAARRVARKPALPRKILASVLTGAGAALAAWKAEPGIMIAAVYGLTATGLHLAAFGLDPLQDKGVEGVDDFQQSRVARAVDEAEAYLDAMRDAALRARDRQLEARVDQFQAVARDMFRTIEEDPRDLTGARKYLTVYLQGARDATIKFADIYARSQDPQARSDYLALLEDLEQNFAARTQKMLLEDRSDLTIEIDVLRDRLQREGVRLDRN, from the coding sequence ATGGCACAGAGGTATGGCGGCAAATACAGCCCCGATGGCGCCGGTGATCCGGCCGCCTTGGGTGACACATCCCCGCCAACGGGCAAAACCAATTCCTTTCGCAGCGCACAGGTCGATCCTGTCGGCGCCCGTGCCAATACCATGTTCGTGCCTGGGGGCGTGCTGCTGATCTTGTCGCTGAACGACGGGGCCACCGGTCTGGCGCTTGGCGGGATTGCAGCTGCCCTCTGGACCGGGGCCGCCTTTCTTCTGCGCGAAGGGTTGCGGGCCGAAACCGCCTTTGCCGCGCGCCGTGTCGCGCGCAAACCGGCCTTGCCGCGCAAGATCCTCGCCTCGGTTTTGACCGGCGCCGGGGCCGCGCTGGCCGCCTGGAAGGCAGAACCGGGGATCATGATCGCCGCCGTCTACGGGCTGACAGCCACCGGCCTGCATCTGGCCGCCTTTGGCCTTGACCCTTTGCAGGACAAGGGCGTGGAGGGCGTGGACGATTTCCAGCAAAGCCGCGTTGCCCGCGCCGTGGATGAGGCCGAAGCCTACCTTGACGCCATGCGGGACGCGGCGCTTAGGGCGCGTGACCGGCAGCTGGAGGCGCGTGTGGATCAGTTTCAGGCTGTCGCCCGGGACATGTTCCGCACCATAGAAGAAGACCCGCGCGACCTGACCGGTGCGCGCAAGTATCTGACCGTCTATCTGCAGGGCGCGCGCGATGCGACCATCAAATTCGCAGATATTTATGCCCGCAGCCAGGATCCGCAGGCCCGTAGTGACTACCTTGCCCTGCTGGAAGATCTGGAACAGAATTTTGCAGCCCGTACGCAAAAGATGCTGCTCGAAGACCGCAGTGATCTGACCATCGAAATCGACGTGCTGCGCGACCGCCTGCAGCGCGAAGGGGTCCGCCTGGACCGCAATTGA
- a CDS encoding toxic anion resistance protein produces MSETVQKKAIEAEAMVTEVTGVALADPTGDIQPLEQADEVTSEAIRSRMGEIDMSDSNSIIGFGSGAQAELQTISQAMLADVRNKDVGPAGDSLRDIVTTIRGFSVSELDVRRKPTFWERLLGRAAPFAKFTARYETIQAQIDKITDDLLGHEHGLLKDIKSLDMLYEKTLAFYDELALYIAAGEAKLGELDSSEIPALEEAVAAAAEADQVIRAQELRDLRAARDDLERRVHDLKLTRQVTMQSLPSIRLVQENDKSLVTKINSTLVNTVPLWETQLAQAVTIQRSAEAAAAVRDANDLTNELLTSNAANLRESNKAIRQEMERGVFDIEAVKQANADLIGTIQESLQIADEGKAKRAAAEGELKKMEAELRDTLAAAKARRDGIGDNAGTAVPS; encoded by the coding sequence ATGTCCGAGACCGTTCAGAAGAAAGCAATCGAAGCCGAGGCCATGGTCACGGAGGTGACGGGCGTCGCGCTTGCGGATCCCACGGGTGACATCCAGCCGCTGGAGCAGGCGGATGAAGTCACCAGCGAAGCGATCCGCAGCCGCATGGGCGAAATCGACATGAGCGACAGCAACTCGATCATCGGGTTCGGATCCGGCGCGCAGGCCGAATTGCAGACCATCAGTCAGGCGATGCTGGCCGATGTGCGCAACAAGGATGTCGGCCCCGCCGGGGACTCTCTGCGGGATATCGTCACCACGATCCGCGGCTTTTCCGTCTCGGAACTGGATGTACGTCGCAAACCCACCTTCTGGGAACGCCTGCTGGGCCGCGCCGCGCCCTTTGCTAAATTCACCGCGCGCTATGAGACCATCCAGGCGCAGATCGACAAGATCACCGATGATCTTCTTGGCCATGAACACGGGCTCCTGAAGGACATCAAATCGCTCGACATGCTGTATGAAAAGACGCTGGCCTTTTACGACGAGCTGGCGCTCTATATCGCTGCGGGCGAGGCCAAGCTCGGAGAGCTGGACAGCAGCGAAATTCCCGCGCTGGAAGAAGCCGTCGCAGCAGCCGCCGAAGCCGACCAGGTGATCCGCGCGCAGGAACTGCGCGATCTGCGCGCCGCCCGGGACGATCTGGAACGCCGGGTGCACGACCTGAAGCTGACCCGGCAGGTCACCATGCAGTCGCTGCCCTCGATCCGCCTGGTGCAGGAGAACGACAAATCGCTCGTGACCAAAATCAACTCGACGCTGGTCAATACCGTGCCGCTCTGGGAAACCCAGCTGGCGCAGGCGGTCACCATCCAGCGCTCGGCCGAGGCTGCTGCAGCGGTGCGCGATGCCAATGATCTGACCAACGAGCTGCTGACCTCCAACGCGGCCAACCTGCGCGAAAGCAACAAGGCGATCCGGCAGGAAATGGAACGCGGTGTGTTCGATATCGAAGCGGTGAAACAGGCCAATGCTGATCTGATCGGCACCATTCAGGAAAGCCTGCAGATCGCCGATGAGGGCAAGGCCAAACGGGCCGCTGCCGAGGGCGAGCTGAAAAAGATGGAAGCCGAGCTGCGCGATACGCTGGCCGCCGCCAAGGCGCGCCGCGATGGCATCGGCGACAATGCCGGTACAGCGGTTCCGTCCTGA
- a CDS encoding DUF2927 domain-containing protein, which produces MPVGRSESVVPKPRPAAMVAPAAPSAASAELRQYYRVLQQDLLTRGLLRTDGGGPDTPYDAEDLAENFEAISFFNEYAGRGGGATGGLSRWSGPVRLQAEFGPSIPESQRRADGGRVAEYAARLGRITGHPVSAVAKRGNFHVLFASKDDSAFVAKRVRELLPNISQNDFQLFVNPPRTHYCFVLAGGAQGSPFDYIRGVALIRAEHPDLVRQSCIHEEIAQGLGLLNDSPRARPSIFNDDDEFAFLTSHDEKLLQMLYDPRLKTGMSAEEARPITRIIAREIMGQPL; this is translated from the coding sequence ATGCCCGTGGGCCGCAGCGAGTCCGTCGTGCCAAAACCGCGTCCGGCTGCCATGGTCGCGCCCGCTGCGCCTTCGGCCGCCAGCGCAGAGTTGCGGCAATATTACCGTGTCCTGCAGCAGGACCTGCTGACGCGAGGCCTTTTGCGCACCGATGGCGGCGGACCCGATACGCCTTATGATGCCGAGGATCTGGCGGAAAACTTCGAAGCGATTTCCTTTTTCAACGAATACGCCGGGCGCGGTGGCGGCGCCACAGGCGGCCTGAGCCGCTGGTCCGGGCCGGTGCGTTTGCAAGCAGAATTCGGTCCCTCAATCCCTGAAAGCCAGCGCCGCGCCGATGGCGGGCGGGTTGCCGAATACGCGGCGCGGCTGGGCCGGATCACCGGCCACCCGGTTTCGGCGGTGGCGAAGCGCGGCAATTTCCACGTCCTCTTTGCCAGCAAGGACGACAGCGCTTTTGTTGCCAAGCGGGTGCGCGAACTGCTGCCCAATATCAGCCAGAACGATTTCCAGCTCTTCGTGAACCCGCCGCGCACGCATTATTGCTTTGTTCTGGCCGGCGGCGCCCAGGGCAGCCCCTTCGACTATATTCGCGGCGTTGCGCTGATCCGCGCGGAGCATCCCGATCTGGTCCGGCAAAGCTGCATCCACGAGGAAATCGCACAAGGCCTGGGCCTGCTCAACGACAGCCCCCGGGCGCGCCCGTCGATTTTCAACGACGATGACGAATTCGCCTTTCTGACCAGCCATGACGAAAAGCTGTTGCAGATGCTGTATGATCCAAGACTGAAAACCGGGATGAGCGCCGAAGAAGCCCGCCCGATCACCCGCATTATCGCCCGCGAAATCATGGGACAGCCCCTGTAA